A portion of the Acidobacteriota bacterium genome contains these proteins:
- a CDS encoding sigma-54-dependent Fis family transcriptional regulator, producing the protein MSVVDRSAAGAQGEGRIVLVDDDDRNRDAMEKALRRGGYEVASFGDGAEALAYVRNHPDVELIVTDLRMPGMDGLELLRRVRDMVPDIGVLMITAFASEQSFLEAMKYGAEDYLEKPVNLGVMRARVANLVKKVRLSRQLDEYRAIEETLSEEGSFEGMIGRSGSMLELFRKIRQVAPARSSVLIVGESGTGKELVARAIHRHSPRARETFLPVDCAAIPSEMLESELFGHEKGAFTGAQARKPGKFELADGGTLFLDEIGELPLGLQSKLLRVLETQTFMRVGGTSEVKVDVRVLAATNRDLAAMAERGEFRHDLYYRLAVVTLKIPPLRERPDDIPLLATAFLERMAVENDRKPPRLTPEAMELLRVAPWPGNVRELRNMMESLVILHAGEEIRPSHLPEELRRMAREPARASSPMGIGLAGRTMEEIEREAILHTLEKTGGNRTQAAEMLGIGLRTLQRKLKQYRKEGHPVADPEPGGD; encoded by the coding sequence GTGAGCGTGGTCGATCGGAGCGCCGCCGGCGCCCAGGGGGAAGGCCGCATCGTGCTGGTCGACGACGACGACCGGAACCGCGACGCGATGGAGAAGGCGCTGCGGCGCGGCGGGTACGAGGTCGCGAGCTTCGGCGACGGCGCCGAGGCGCTCGCCTACGTCCGCAATCACCCGGACGTGGAGCTCATCGTCACCGACCTCCGGATGCCCGGCATGGATGGACTCGAGCTGCTGCGGCGGGTGCGGGACATGGTGCCCGACATCGGCGTCCTCATGATCACCGCTTTTGCCTCCGAGCAGTCGTTTCTCGAGGCGATGAAGTACGGAGCGGAGGACTATCTCGAAAAGCCGGTGAATCTCGGCGTCATGCGTGCCCGGGTGGCGAATCTGGTGAAAAAGGTCCGCCTCTCGCGGCAGCTCGACGAGTACCGGGCGATCGAGGAGACCCTCTCCGAGGAAGGGAGCTTCGAGGGGATGATCGGGCGGAGCGGCAGCATGCTCGAGCTGTTCCGCAAGATCCGCCAGGTCGCCCCGGCGCGATCGTCGGTGCTGATCGTGGGCGAATCGGGAACGGGCAAGGAGCTCGTCGCCCGGGCGATCCACCGGCACTCGCCCCGGGCCCGCGAGACCTTTCTCCCCGTCGATTGCGCCGCGATCCCTTCCGAGATGCTGGAGTCGGAGCTGTTCGGCCACGAGAAGGGAGCGTTCACCGGGGCGCAGGCGCGCAAGCCGGGGAAGTTCGAACTGGCCGACGGCGGCACCTTGTTTCTCGACGAGATCGGCGAGCTGCCCCTCGGCCTGCAGAGCAAACTGCTGCGCGTGCTCGAGACCCAGACCTTCATGCGGGTCGGCGGCACGAGCGAGGTGAAGGTGGACGTGAGGGTCCTCGCCGCGACGAACCGCGACCTGGCGGCCATGGCCGAGAGGGGCGAGTTCCGTCACGACCTGTACTACCGCCTGGCGGTGGTGACCCTGAAGATCCCTCCGCTGCGCGAGCGGCCGGACGACATCCCGCTGCTGGCGACCGCGTTCCTCGAGCGGATGGCGGTCGAGAACGACCGCAAACCCCCGCGGTTGACGCCGGAGGCGATGGAGCTCCTCCGCGTCGCCCCCTGGCCGGGGAACGTGCGCGAGCTGAGGAACATGATGGAGTCGCTGGTGATCCTGCACGCGGGGGAGGAGATCCGGCCCAGCCATCTCCCCGAGGAGCTGCGCCGGATGGCGCGGGAGCCGGCGCGGGCCTCGTCGCCGATGGGAATCGGCCTCGCCGGGCGGACGATGGAGGAGATCGAGCGGGAAGCGATCCTGCACACGCTGGAGAAGACGGGGGGCAACCGGACGCAGGCCGCCGAGATGCTGGGGATCGGCCTGCGGACGCTGCAGCGCAAGCTGAAGCAGTACCGGAAGGAAGGCCATCCGGTGGCCGACCCCGAGCCGGGCGGGGACTGA